The proteins below come from a single Deltaproteobacteria bacterium genomic window:
- a CDS encoding DUF86 domain-containing protein: MLQLGAEIIFDIGNHILSAYFGTSAQDYEDILPQLATRGVIPEALHQRLKGLGGFRNILVHD; the protein is encoded by the coding sequence GTGCTGCAGCTCGGCGCAGAGATCATTTTCGATATCGGCAATCACATCTTGAGTGCCTACTTCGGAACCAGCGCACAGGACTACGAGGATATCCTGCCTCAGCTCGCCACGCGCGGTGTGATCCCCGAGGCGCTGCACCAACGACTCAAGGGGCTCGGCGGCTTCCGCAACATTCTCGTGCACGACTAG